A part of Entelurus aequoreus isolate RoL-2023_Sb linkage group LG10, RoL_Eaeq_v1.1, whole genome shotgun sequence genomic DNA contains:
- the LOC133658217 gene encoding extracellular calcium-sensing receptor-like yields the protein MIGGIFPVFNKEIASISTFDQKPSGVRCAGFDLRVFRWTQVLAFAIEEINEDTVLLPNISLGYRILDSCASPTNTLRAALSLAGGEEETEPGVSCLPAISALIAESGSSQSLAVAGTLGPFQLPIVSYFSTCACLSDRSKYPSFFRTIPSDYFQAKALAALVKRFGWRWIGAIQSDNDYGRHGVLAFKQEVKKLGVCIAFVGTILRTYPVEKIKAVVEMIKESGIKVVLAFVPEGDFYPLMTEMVKQNITGIQWIASEAWITAPRPSTPEIYQAFGGALGFVVQKMAIPKLKPFLTGINPYKDASSAFVREFWKSMVTDHLQRVSFKNKFGDNVFFDENGDPPASYDLINWQLRDGQVPISVCSVECPLGTRKAQIKGKPICCFDCIPCPDGTIANTTADCIACKKEFWSNERRTECIPKTTEFLTYYEPMGIALTVVSLMGASLSMATMLIFICYRNTPVVKASNSELSIFLLFSLFLCFLCPLTFIGEPTVWACMLRHTAFGVTFALCISCILGKTIVVVTAFKASFPGSKVAGKFGPMQQRVIVCCCTLVQILICVLWLKISPPFPALVFKHSNKKIILECNTGSEAAFYAVLGYIALLSIICLILAFLARKLPDNFNEAKFITFSMLIFCAVWIAFIPAYVSSPGKFTVAVEIFAILSSAFSLLFSIFAPKCYIILIKPEKNTKKHVMGKMFNVGQ from the exons ATGATTGGCGGCATTTTTCCTGTTTTTAACAAAGAGATAGCCAGCATTTCTACTTTTGATCAGAAGCCTTCTGGAGTCAGATGTGCTGG GTTTGACCTGCGAGTTTTTCGATGGACTCAAGTGCTGGCATTTGCAATTGAAGAGATCAACGAAGATACCGTGCTCCTGCCAAACATATCACTGGGATACCGGATCCTGGACTCATGTGCATCTCCTACTAACACTTTACGAGCTGCACTATCGCTGGCTGGAGGAGAAGAGGAGACAGAACCAGGCGTGTCTTGTCTCCCGGCCATATCGGCCCTGATAGCCGAGTCTGGATCATCCCAGTCTCTGGCCGTAGCAGGGACACTCGGACCGTTTCAATTACCAATT GTGAGCTACTTCTCAACATGTGCCTGTTTGAGTGACAGATCAAAGTATCCATCATTTTTTCGAACAATTCCCAGTGACTATTTCCAGGCAAAAGCTTTGGCAGCTCTGGTTAAACGGTTTGGCTGGCGGTGGATTGGAGCTATACAGTCTGACAATGACTACGGGCGTCACGGGGTCCTCGCCTTCAAGCAAGAGGTTAAAAAGCTCGGTGTTTGTATTGCATTCGTTGGGACAATTCTGCGTACATACCCTGTGGAAAAGATCAAGGCTGTTGTAGAAATGATCAAAGAATCAGGTATTAAAGTTGTTCTTGCGTTTGTGCCTGAGGGTGACTTTTACCCTTTAATGACAGAAATGGTTAAACAGAACATCACAGGGATCCAGTGGATTGCCAGCGAGGCCTGGATAACGGCTCCTCGACCCTCCACACCGGAAATCTATCAAGCTTTCGGGGGAGCTCTCGGCTTTGTCGTGCAGAAGATGGCCATTCCTAAACTGAAACCTTTTCTCACGGGCATCAACCCTTATAAAGATGCAAGTTCTGCCTTTGTGAGGGAATTCTGGAAGAGTATG GTGACTGATCACCTCCAAAGGGTGAGCTTTAAAAATAAATTTGGTGACAACGTCTTCTTTGATGAAAATGGCGACCCCCCGGCTTCTTATGACCTCATCAACTGGCAGCTCAGAGACGGGCAG GTTCCAATATCGGTGTGCTCTGTAGAATGTCCACTGGGGACCAGGAAAGCTCAAATAAAGGGTAAACCTATCTGCTGTTTCGACTGCATCCCATGTCCTGATGGTACTATAGCCAACACAACAG CAGATTGCATAGCTTGTAAAAAAGAGTTCTGGTCCAATGAGAGGAGGACTGAGTGCATTCCAAAAACAACAGAGTTCCTGACCTATTACGAGCCGATGGGCATAGCTCTGACGGTTGTGTCCCTGATGGGGGCCTCACTGTCTATGGCCACCATGCTCATCTTCATCTGCTACAGGAACACACCAGTCGTAAAGGCCAGCAACTCGGAGCTGAGCATCTTCTTGTTGTTTTCTCTCTTTTTGTGCTTTCTCTGTCCTCTCACGTTTATCGGCGAACCCACAGTGTGGGCATGCATGCTGCGCCACACCGCTTTTGGAGTGACATTTGCTCTGTGTATTTCCTGCATCTTGGGCAAGACCATCGTGGTCGTGACGGCTTTTAAAGCCTCCTTTCCCGGCAGCAAAGTAGCAGGGAAGTTTGGTCCGATGCAGCAACGGGTCATAGTTTGCTGCTGCACTCTCGTACAAATACTGATATGTGTGCTTTGGCTAAAAATAAGCCCCCCCTTTCCCGCCTTGGTTTTCAAGCACAGTAATAAGAAAATCATTTTAGAATGCAACACCGGTTCTGAAGCAGCGTTCTATGCTGTGCTGGGTTACATAGCTTTACTCTCGATTATATGTTTGATTCTGGCATTTCTGGCAAGAAAGCTGCCTGATAACTTTAATGAGGCCAAATTTATTACATTTAGCATGCTGATATTCTGTGCGGTCTGGATCGCCTTCATCCCAGCATATGTCAGCTCTCCTGGGAAGTTTACTGTTGCCGTGGAGATATTTGCCATTTTGTCCTCAGCTTTCAGTTTACTTTTCAGCATTTTCGCACCTAAATGTTACATAATATTAATAAAGCCCGAAAAGAACACCAAAAAGCATGTCATGGGAAAAATGTTTAATGTGGGTCAATGA